One genomic segment of Danio aesculapii chromosome 15, fDanAes4.1, whole genome shotgun sequence includes these proteins:
- the jam3a gene encoding junctional adhesion molecule 3B, producing the protein MAFGCQTLSLVLFSWLCNSAAFAVILRTTEKSVWANEFESIELTCLIESISTNNPRIEWKKIKNGVPSYVYFQNKISGDLEHRALLREPANLLILNASRSDTAQYRCEVAAIDDQKPFDEILISLAVRVKPVIPRCSVPDAVTVGSSTELRCIENEGFPQSQYQWFKNSEELPEDPKTSSKFYNSSYIMNIETGSLKFRSVKKEDAGEYYCQARNEAGWSKCIRQSMEVYDLDIVGIFLKVLGGVAAFIFVIVGICQIQKSGYCSCKDHRETNYKVPQHENRMEYTTPDEGHFRHKSSFVI; encoded by the exons ATGGCGTTCGGCTGTCAAACGCTTTCCCTGGTGCTCTTCTCCTGGCTGT GTAACAGTGCCGCCTTTGCTGTAATACTCCGAACAACTGAGAAATCTGTGTGGGCAAATGAATTTGAGT CAATCGAACTGACCTGCTTGATAGAGTCCATTTCTACAAACAATCCTCGAATTGaatggaagaaaataaaaaacgGTGTACCCAGCTATGTGTACTTCCAAAACAAAATATCAG GTGACTTGGAGCACAGGGCTTTGCTGCGAGAGCCTGCAAATCTTCTGATCCTGAACGCCAGCAGATCAGACACAGCACAGTATCGCTGCGAGGTGGCGGCCATCGACGACCAGAAGCCATTTGACGAAATATTAATCAGTCTAGCTGTAAGAG TGAAGCCGGTGATCCCCAGATGTAGTGTGCCAGATGCAGTTACTGTGGGTTCAAGCACTGAACTGCGCTGTATTGAGAATGAAGGCTTTCCTCAGTCACAGTACCAGTGGTTCAAAAATAGCGAGGAGCTGCCCGAGGACCCAAAAACCAGCAGCAAGTTCTACAATTCCTCATACATCATGAACATTGAGACTGGCTCTCTG AAATTCCGATCGGTAAAGAAAGAAGATGCGGGTGAATATTATTGCCAGGCCAGAAATGAAGCCGGATGGTCAAAATGTATTCGCCAGAGCATGGAAGTGT ATGACTTGGACATCGTGGGAATATTCTTGAAGGTTTTAGGTGGAGTTGCagcatttatttttgtcattgtgGGCATTTGTCAAATTCAGAAAAGTGGTTACTGTTCCTGCAAAGATCACAGAGAAACCAA CTACAAAGTACCCCAACATGAAAACAGGATGGAGTACACCACTCCAGATGAG GGACATTTTCGCCACAAATCCTCCTTTGTCATCTAG